From a single Lewinella sp. LCG006 genomic region:
- a CDS encoding DUF2064 domain-containing protein: MGLIEQQQTAILFFSRNPQEEATTKKFTFRRSQEAIRVLLKHSLRQARKTKLPLFTCYSAQQSGDTFGERLTNALEGVFKNGYDNVLVIGNDSPGLSAGLLHKANRALLTGQLVLGPALDGGVYLIGINRAAYDRHLFLNLLWETPDLQASWQHYISEKNLSVTRLCGLTDIDTAADFWHFFRHYQTGLVARRLSACLQEGTAFSVLLKITTIPLLRIITFPQHRGPPVWD; the protein is encoded by the coding sequence ATGGGCTTAATAGAACAGCAACAAACCGCCATTTTATTTTTTAGTCGCAACCCTCAGGAAGAGGCTACTACTAAAAAATTCACCTTCCGACGCAGTCAGGAGGCAATTCGTGTTTTGCTGAAACATAGTTTGCGACAAGCCCGCAAAACCAAACTCCCGCTTTTTACCTGCTACAGCGCTCAACAAAGCGGCGACACTTTCGGCGAACGTCTGACCAACGCATTGGAAGGTGTTTTTAAAAATGGTTACGATAATGTATTGGTGATTGGCAATGATAGCCCTGGCCTGAGTGCAGGGCTATTGCACAAAGCCAATAGGGCCTTGCTTACGGGGCAATTGGTGCTGGGGCCAGCACTCGATGGTGGTGTCTACCTCATTGGTATCAATCGCGCCGCCTATGATCGCCATCTGTTCTTGAATCTTCTTTGGGAGACGCCAGATTTGCAGGCTTCCTGGCAGCACTATATCTCCGAAAAAAACTTATCCGTTACTCGCCTTTGTGGGTTAACCGATATTGATACAGCTGCTGATTTCTGGCATTTTTTCCGGCATTACCAAACGGGGCTTGTCGCCCGCCGGTTAAGTGCTTGTTTGCAAGAGGGAACTGCTTTCAGCGTTTTGTTGAAAATCACCACGATTCCCTTACTGCGAATTATCACCTTTCCTCAGCATCGTGGCCCACCCGTTTGGGACTGA
- a CDS encoding LytR/AlgR family response regulator transcription factor, which produces MNIRSIIIDDNPFNIEVLSDLLQENDIKVNLVGTAKNGKEGLELISSVQPDLVFLDVEMPDMNGFEVLASLDKINFRTIFVTAHSHYAIHAIRFNALDYLVKPIDQKELNLAIRRFRSNSNADHQNQMKNALKNMERKNALDQVLFLPTQEGGIKMALRDIIKIEGDRNYSTFYLSTNKTKISSKTLGHFEEILTDKGFFRCHRSFIVNYHHIDKVQKDFFSMKNGENIPISRRRKVDARDWFSVVKSKK; this is translated from the coding sequence ATGAACATACGCAGTATCATAATCGATGATAATCCTTTTAATATAGAGGTGCTTTCTGATCTTCTTCAGGAAAATGACATTAAGGTGAATTTGGTGGGGACTGCTAAAAACGGGAAGGAAGGCCTGGAATTGATCTCTTCGGTGCAGCCAGACTTGGTTTTTCTGGATGTAGAAATGCCTGATATGAATGGGTTTGAAGTATTAGCCTCATTAGATAAAATTAATTTTAGAACCATTTTTGTAACAGCGCACAGTCATTACGCAATTCACGCTATTCGGTTTAATGCTTTAGATTACCTGGTAAAACCCATTGACCAAAAAGAGTTGAACCTTGCTATCCGACGATTCCGTTCAAATAGTAATGCTGACCATCAAAACCAGATGAAGAATGCTTTAAAGAATATGGAAAGAAAGAATGCGCTGGATCAGGTACTTTTCCTTCCCACCCAGGAAGGAGGTATAAAAATGGCATTGCGCGACATCATCAAGATAGAAGGTGATAGAAATTACAGTACCTTTTACTTATCGACCAATAAAACTAAAATATCCTCCAAGACATTAGGGCACTTCGAAGAGATACTAACAGACAAAGGATTTTTCAGGTGCCACCGTTCATTCATCGTTAATTATCATCATATTGATAAAGTTCAAAAAGATTTTTTTTCAATGAAAAATGGAGAAAATATACCTATTTCAAGACGACGGAAGGTCGATGCAAGAGATTGGTTTTCAGTGGTTAAGTCTAAAAAGTAA